gcgACGActgttaaataattattttgttcgTATAACATTTTGTAAAACATATTATTGATTtgaactaaaattttatatcttataaattatttataaattgaaatAAGTAGGAATAACTTGAAATTAAGAGTTTAATTTGAGTTAACTTTTcatgtgatttttgaatttatagtcaaattttaatgttatttataaattttaaattattctaaaattgTCTTTGAATTTAACAACAGTCgtctttgaaatattttttaatgacaGAAATGATATTATGGTTGGACGAAGGCCATCTTAAAAGTCATGCTAGACAAATAAAACgtccttattttatttttaacactcaaataaaacataaataacgTTGTTTAGATATTTTAAGGATTTTTAACATATTAGAAGGTAAAAACTCCTTAAATTACTCTAAATAACCTCGTTTCTATTatatttgaaaactaaaaatataacgACAACATTTTATCAATCTAGCATGATTTTTAGTATGACTTCCGTTCAATTATgtcattattttgttattaaaaaatattttataaataactaTTATTAAATCCAgagacaaatttaaaatttgagtacaaATTTAAGAACTATTTGAAAAATAACTCGTTTAATTTATTgcataacatttttttttgtcttctctttttctctctctctttttttttaaatgttgacGGAAAAGAAGTTTGTGGATAGGTACATAAGCTTGTAAGGGCAATTATGGGTTTTCAAGAATTAGACTGGAAACCTCCGATACTCATCATTAGACAGTAGGCGGTGTTATATTGCCGGCGGTTTTCGGCTAATCCATATCTTAAcactttctaatttttattataatataatacatcctttttaaaattttaaattacaaatataaaaaaagaatcaTTTGCAGCACAAGAATATTTCagaatactttttattataatataataattactaCATACACTTATAATAATAAGATTAGtataatcattaaaaaataaaatactaaataagtATTAATATATATGAATGAAGTCAATGAACNNNNNNNNNNNNNNNNNNNNNNNNNNNNNNNNNNNNttaataattaattatattaaattataattaatataaataattatgttaaatcaatatcaaatattatttatattgttatattaaatcataattaattaaatttattttacataaaaaataaatttaatttttatatattataaaataatttttagttgaattatttatttttatttataaaatttaaaatactaatcaaatttaagttatttattttaatattttataatattgaattattttgaatttataaatttaaataatattattaaaaaataataattattatattaattttaattacttaattaattaattaggtaGGACCACAATAGGGATTAAAGTTAGTTCCTTCTAATGGAGAAGAAAGAGATTCATTGAGTTCCTATTTATTGGTTATGACGCAAAATCTGATGTGGAGTCACTTTTTATGATAAGTGGGCCATAAATAGGGACTGAGATGAGTTCTCTACTGGAGATGGTCTCAACCACAAGTCCACAAGAATATATCTAGAACCTCTTTTTTTTCGGAAATATAGTTAATACAAGGAATTAGATAATTAGGTGATATTAAGTAGTTAAACTTATGAACTAaacaaaactaataatattgCCACGTTGTTCTAAAACATATTTATGGGGAAAAAATTATAGTATTTGatatttctttgaataaagAAAGTCTTACTTAAAAGTTAAATTGAaactataatattttattttaactgaaattaaaatgatattaaTTGATACATGAATGTTAGATGAGTGGCACGTGCGTAAACAGCTATTGCCAGATATGGATAAGGTTTCATATCAATCATCACTATTGTTAGAATCTTAAAATATCTGCCTTCTTATTGAAGAAACCATGGTCCATGCTCCTTAAAAATATCAACTTCTGTTTTCTTCTGAAGAGGACTATTTGTACTGAAGTTTAGAAATAGACAATCTTAGAAACAgacactattattattattattattagaacaATATTTCAATCTTTTTCCTTCACATTTACATTAACGTGCAGGTAcaatttcttttccttgtttatgATTTCTATTTACTACTCTCGATCACTATTAGCATCAATATTTTTCCAATTATGTAACCCGTCCAACACTGTCCCTTTCCCTTTTACTCTTTTGTCAATATTTCATTATCATTCCTATATATATAGTCACTGCCCTTTATAAGTTTTAGAATACATAACACCCTATTCTATTGTTGCATCATGTTTCATTATTTGAGCTATCTTTTGTTGAATCTTAAATATTGAGTTTGGCTATTATtccctttttattatattgGGTATTTGTCAATCTTTTAGTAATccgaaatttttcttttatttttactcttattcattcaaaaatcaatggtcaacatttttatttttaataatttattattagtcaatatattattatatatataagatgAGATTTGAACACTAACATTTATTTAAGTGGACCAATAAATTAACCAATAgacaaattcaaattatttcaaGCTCATTAGTTTTGGTCCAAAAAAATGACAATATTCTTTTTTTGGACATGAACATGAGCATAGGTCAAATAATTGTTAACCTCAAATGGGCCTTTATCCAAATAATAATGGATCATATCATCAAACAGCCCATTTCAATGTGTTTTCCTTTTCCCTCTCCATATAAGAAACTTCTTCTTGGGCTCAAAAGATAACTAatatgatgataaaaaaaagtctgacaaaaaaaaaaaagaaattaagaaacacTTAATTTGTAAATTTAAGAAGCAATAACATTTTATCTCTAAATTAAGTTACGATAAATTTAGTgaacaataaaaaatcatacaataattaattaatatggaTTCTGAATTTTTTGCTtggtaattaatttttgttgttttcgtAACAAATTTGATCGGTTACTATTTAACTAAGAGAGAATCTcaagatttaaaataaaagagagaggGGGGAGAAACCTAAATAcgtatagaatttaattttaatatattgtcaATGTAAAGTAGTTCTATATGTACATCTAATTGCGTAACGTCacatcaacaaaaataactatttttcacATTAATCGAGTGAATGATCATTCAAAAGAACAGATGTGATTATacaaagtgcatcaaaattaaactcaaatatATATACATCCTCAGATTAATATTAGTTTCCTATATatcctttttaaattttttctcctAACATAATGTGACTAACATTAGAGACGTAAGTATAGAATGTGCATGCAAATTGCATGCATGTAAGAAGATCCGATCCTCTCCTTACTATTAGGTTGGGCCGCCAAAATTTGGCGGTTGCTGCCACGCTCCACAACCGCCACCATCATCGCCGGCTATGTATGCCATGCACGACATTGGTACAAGGCAGAGGCCTCGGCTTCTAAGGTCTTCATGCTTTGCCTCCGAGTTCATAATATTATCTCTTGCTGAAACCTACGGAAAAAAAATTGTACATATAATGCAGGCAATTTCGGTTAAACTTAACTAATTCTAAAGTAATGAATGTAAAAAAGTGGATATttcaatcaaaattttataattattttcgtataaaaatatttcattttattattgaatggttgatggtaggatttaattttgatacgtTATAAAAATGTATGTTATCTTTATTTAGAGTAtggctaaaaaaataaatcacatttttaaataaaaaagtttataaaaaaaataaaatcgacATGAATTTTTgtatagttttattttttattttttatttgatttatgctaaaaaaaaatatgttaataaacaAAGATCAACTTTAGACCTTTATGTCGTAGAAAATTTGATACTATGACATAAAATCACttctcttaaaattttaaattgataaaaaaaaaagacataaataataatatttctaGCCATAATTAAGTATGTTTAATAATAATGTGCACTAATTAATAGTATGAACTTACTTTATCTAgaccaattattaaatttaaggaTTTGTACATGATAATCAAATAATATGTTATAGGGTCCTTACCCCTTGCCTCATTATGAGTCCTCTGCTGATTTGGTTCCTTGATGACTTCATATATGGAACACTTAGTGTCTGTTGTGTATGTAACAATCAAACCATGATGAAGATCCTTAATAATTAGtcaaatgaaaatttgaaaCCCTAGCTAATAAGGtagaatataaattaaataatatgtaTATTGGGATAGAGGTTTAGAATTAAACTCTAAAATCGCCTGTTAAATTAGTCGTGACTATTAAGAAAATAGTCACAAAATTCTATTtgtatcaattatatttttgagattaataaaaatatattatgttaattttttggtTCTTTTTTATTAACCGACTCATCACGTTATTAAAGATCGACTAACgtgatatatttttatcaatttaaaaaatataattaatataattaaaatatcataaattatttaatatacgcgaataatttcaaaaattactttagAAATTAACTTGAgttcataatatatattatatatacctCCACTTGGCTTTGAAGGAATTTAATGTATCCAATTGCCTCTAGAAGTACGGATGCTGTATCTGTCTGCAAAATCcacaaaatgttttttttttgttatttatttaaaaaaaattgcactCTCTTATTAGATGACTTAGATGAAGATGTAGTTGAAatgttaatatataaattatactaAACAATTTATTAACTAAATATATCAATTTATCTAACGATTATTATTAGCAGATATATTTAAGTCTggctaataaatatatataccttgccaaaaggaGCCACCAATTGCTGAAGAGCCGCAATCCTATCTCCTAATTTCTCCTTTCtaatctaaaattattacaaccaaaaaataaagcaaaataaagCAACCTACACATacactaattaattaataactagaCATATGTAGTAAACCACACGCATATTgctatttgaaaataatataatatagaaaaagtataggtgaacaataaaaatattaaataatgtaaacaatattggatgtttattttattagtgtacaaatggttattttaatattaaaatttaaaaagttaatttagaggtgtagtgtatttttatttaattagtgattgttcatattattcaataaaattattcttcCCCTAGAATTTTCCTATAATATAATGTAACAAATGAAATTTCGAAACATATGTATTGATGATAAGTAGTCTAGCATTGTGTACTACTCCAAAGTCCGAATAGATTCGATCATCCTTTCAATTCTTTtcctcttttaaaaaaatcaatcattaGTACCCACAAAATaagttttaattgattgattttattttattcatgccaagttattaaaaatataattatttatNNNNNNNNNNNNNNNNNNNNNNNNNNNNNNNNNNNNNNNNNNNNNNNNNNNNNNNNNNNNNNNNNNNNNNNNNNNNNNNNNNNNNNNNNNNNNNNNNNNNNNNNNNNNNNNNNNNNNNNNNNNNNNNNNNNNNNNNNNNNNNNNNNNNNNNNNNNNNNNNNNNNNNNNNNNNNNNNNNNNNNNNNNNNNNNNNNNNNNNNNNNNNNNNNNNNNNNNNNNNNNNNNNNNNNNNNNNNNNNNNNNNCCAATAAGTAAATTTTTCATGGTCgcgttgaataaaaaaattgtttaattttaataggGTATTAAATTTGTTTTCATCTTATATATATGGAagagataaattaaaatttggtcaCCTTAAGGTGTTGGCATGAAGAGCGTGATGATTGGGGTCTTGATTTCTTCGATGCATTTGATGACTCCATCAAAGTGCTTGAAGATCTTTTTGTTTCTACCATCAtgccattattattattggtgaAGTGTTGTGATGGCTATGcaacaaaaaatatgaaaataataccaaaatattattaattaatcgaGAATGTAATAATTGAAAGTGTGGGTCTTTGATCTTTCAacgataaagaaagaaagacagcatgaagccaaaagaaaaaagaaaaaaaaaatctgattaaAGATATATGTGTGTGTTTAAAGCTGAAGCTATAAGATACCTCTAATAATCTAGCAAAATTTAAAGTGAAGACTTTTAACTATTTCATGCTAAGCTAGTAATAATAACTTTTACAATAGTAAAGGATATAggcttttcttttctaaaaatattcaaaagttTATATATTGACCAATTGTATTAATAAATAGctaattaattagtatatatTAGTCAAGTTCAATTCatctcaaaatttctttttttagttatatttttcttcCCTATTCTCTAgttcttttttgttcttattttatacATACTAATAATTTTGATANNNNNNNNNNNNNNNNNNNNNNNNNNNNNNNNNNNNNNNNNNNNNNNNNNNNNN
This portion of the Arachis duranensis cultivar V14167 chromosome 6, aradu.V14167.gnm2.J7QH, whole genome shotgun sequence genome encodes:
- the LOC107493079 gene encoding transcription factor bHLH110 — its product is MMVETKRSSSTLMESSNASKKSRPQSSRSSCQHLKIRKEKLGDRIAALQQLVAPFGKTDTASVLLEAIGYIKFLQSQVETLSVPYMKSSRNQISRGLIMRQGVSARDNIMNSEAKHEDLRSRGLCLVPMSCMAYIAGDDGGGCGAWQQPPNFGGPT